Proteins encoded in a region of the Stieleria neptunia genome:
- the odhB gene encoding 2-oxoglutarate dehydrogenase complex dihydrolipoyllysine-residue succinyltransferase yields MSEIVDVEVPTVGESITEVQLGAWIKSEGEWVDSGEDLVEIETEKASVQLPAPAAGFLEGISKQEGDFAEIGELIAKIRVAPKPDSDASASPGSGSATASADSTAGTGAGGSAASFVMPAAQRLLDENGLSASDVPASGPGGRLLKEDVQKYLESGGAKPASQPAKESPAAAPAGKPAASTGVTAPSKPTSTLMTGAPDRSEEVKPLSMLRRTIASRLVNAQQTAALLTTFNEIDMQPVMSLRKKYKDAFLEKHGVKLGFMSFFAKAAVEALRRFPAVNAEIREDSAIYRNYQDIGVAIGGGKGLVVPIIRNTERLSFAEIEWTIADFAKQATENRLQAEDLIGGTFTISNGGVYGSLLSTPIVNPPQSGILGLHSIQDRPVAIDGKVEIRPMMYVALTYDHRIVDGREAVGFLRTIKEVIEDPARLFLEL; encoded by the coding sequence GTGAGCGAAATCGTAGACGTTGAAGTGCCGACCGTTGGCGAATCCATCACCGAAGTTCAATTGGGGGCTTGGATCAAGTCCGAAGGCGAATGGGTCGATTCGGGCGAAGACTTGGTGGAGATTGAGACGGAGAAGGCATCGGTCCAGCTGCCCGCCCCGGCGGCGGGATTTCTGGAAGGGATCAGCAAGCAGGAGGGGGATTTTGCCGAGATCGGCGAGCTGATCGCAAAAATCCGTGTCGCCCCAAAACCCGACTCAGACGCATCGGCGTCCCCAGGCTCGGGCTCGGCCACCGCGTCAGCCGATTCCACTGCTGGAACCGGGGCGGGCGGATCGGCCGCCAGCTTCGTGATGCCTGCCGCCCAACGCCTGCTCGACGAGAACGGTTTGTCGGCCTCGGACGTCCCCGCCAGCGGACCCGGCGGCCGGCTGTTGAAAGAAGACGTGCAGAAGTATCTCGAATCGGGCGGGGCGAAGCCGGCGTCCCAACCGGCTAAGGAATCGCCCGCCGCAGCACCGGCCGGCAAACCCGCCGCCTCGACAGGCGTCACCGCACCGTCCAAGCCGACCAGCACGTTGATGACCGGGGCGCCCGACCGCAGCGAAGAGGTCAAACCGCTCAGCATGCTGCGCCGAACCATCGCCTCGCGGCTGGTCAACGCCCAGCAAACCGCCGCACTGCTGACGACGTTCAACGAGATCGACATGCAGCCGGTGATGAGTCTCCGCAAGAAATACAAAGACGCGTTCTTGGAAAAGCACGGCGTCAAACTGGGTTTTATGTCGTTCTTTGCGAAAGCCGCCGTCGAAGCACTGCGGCGTTTTCCGGCCGTCAACGCCGAGATCCGTGAAGACAGCGCGATCTACCGCAATTACCAAGACATCGGCGTTGCCATCGGCGGCGGAAAAGGATTGGTCGTGCCGATCATCCGCAACACCGAACGATTGTCATTTGCCGAAATCGAGTGGACGATCGCCGATTTCGCCAAACAGGCGACCGAAAACCGGCTGCAAGCCGAAGACCTGATCGGTGGCACGTTCACCATCAGCAACGGCGGCGTCTACGGTTCGCTGCTCAGCACCCCGATCGTCAATCCGCCGCAAAGCGGGATCCTGGGTCTGCATTCGATCCAAGACCGGCCCGTCGCGATCGATGGCAAAGTCGAAATCCGGCCGATGATGTACGTCGCGCTGACCTACGATCACCGCATCGTCGACGGCCGCGAAGCCGTCGGGTTCCTAAGAACGATCAAAGAAGTGATCGAAGATCCGGCGAGATTGTTCTTGGAGCTTTAG
- a CDS encoding coiled-coil domain-containing protein: MTISGPAMHRLLMDGYRDIQQRIEGMQSGLSSIDAQRDQLGDDRSDALVNLAEYYLPELTRDAIESSWGEVRDRVQRVLMRKEDHRRRVSAALADANDRRTLQEDRLLEINADYDAAKAEQDELASQVESELAADETFASLSNQAAMAEAALERAEANLNEIEQDAARKLPGYENSTLFTYLRDQKYGTDQYGKRGFTRRMDRWLAQYIDYHKASQSYQFLAETPEQMRKLIAEDRAALDTVMEELEKRRDLVVKRLGLTAAVTKAEHLSERRERQLLELDKLRDETESLQHEWMDLEDTRGEYYREAVSAIRERLAEIDARDLASTARRTPSLTDDQIVARIQGVDEKLDDLDGDTRRHHDEIRDMQRCIEALGRLIQRFRAAKFDAARSQFEPSLDIQDLLQRAKNERDIDDAWARLRRAQRWGPTLSRQLGNVASHPMSQVLIGAMALAAGAAKKDHTDRAARRRGQNRR, encoded by the coding sequence ATGACGATTTCCGGTCCGGCAATGCACCGTCTGCTGATGGACGGTTACAGAGACATTCAACAGCGCATCGAGGGGATGCAGTCGGGGCTCTCCTCGATCGACGCCCAACGCGACCAGTTGGGTGACGACCGCAGCGACGCGCTCGTCAATCTGGCGGAATACTACCTGCCCGAACTGACCCGCGACGCGATCGAGTCGTCTTGGGGTGAAGTCCGTGATCGCGTGCAGCGGGTCTTGATGCGAAAAGAAGACCACCGCCGCCGCGTGTCCGCCGCCCTGGCCGATGCCAACGATCGGCGCACGCTGCAAGAGGACCGCTTGCTGGAAATCAATGCCGACTATGACGCAGCGAAAGCCGAACAAGACGAACTGGCCTCGCAAGTCGAATCCGAATTGGCCGCCGACGAAACCTTTGCCTCCCTTTCCAATCAAGCCGCCATGGCCGAAGCCGCCTTGGAGCGGGCCGAAGCCAACTTGAATGAGATCGAACAGGACGCCGCGCGGAAATTGCCGGGTTACGAAAACAGCACCCTGTTCACCTACCTGAGAGACCAAAAATACGGCACCGACCAATACGGCAAACGCGGCTTCACACGACGGATGGATCGCTGGCTGGCCCAATACATCGATTACCACAAAGCCAGCCAGAGCTACCAATTCCTGGCCGAAACGCCCGAACAGATGCGCAAGCTGATCGCCGAGGACCGCGCGGCGCTCGATACCGTGATGGAGGAACTGGAAAAGCGACGCGATCTGGTCGTCAAACGACTCGGGCTGACAGCCGCCGTGACCAAAGCCGAACACTTGAGCGAACGCCGCGAACGGCAACTCCTCGAGCTGGACAAACTCCGCGACGAGACCGAATCGCTGCAACACGAATGGATGGACCTGGAAGACACCCGCGGAGAGTACTACCGCGAGGCCGTGTCGGCGATCCGCGAACGGCTTGCCGAGATCGACGCCCGCGACCTGGCCTCCACCGCCCGCCGAACCCCTTCGCTGACCGATGATCAGATCGTCGCACGAATCCAAGGAGTCGACGAAAAACTCGATGACCTGGACGGCGACACCCGTCGACATCACGACGAGATCCGCGACATGCAACGTTGTATCGAAGCGCTCGGCCGGCTGATCCAGCGTTTCCGCGCGGCCAAGTTCGACGCCGCGCGGTCACAGTTCGAACCCTCGCTGGACATCCAGGACCTGTTGCAACGGGCCAAGAACGAACGCGACATCGACGACGCCTGGGCTCGACTCCGCCGCGCCCAACGCTGGGGGCCGACGCTCAGCCGGCAACTCGGCAATGTCGCCTCGCACCCGATGTCCCAAGTCTTGATCGGCGCGATGGCACTCGCCGCCGGAGCGGCAAAGAAAGATCACACCGACCGAGCCGCCCGCCGCCGCGGCCAGAACCGCCGTTAG
- a CDS encoding cell surface protein — protein MSQQAQASASQAQSQPRDTSKMRKYLNDAVQVLKDFGVDSKSGAPQELISLLEGVKHLDEGKVLAIADVIQHMGAFNALVRENVESIEVGNRYLQISQEFDSVREDSKRLIAQLDDGRISGTEKLSNWWMKIRRGTPNDRFEKIVEIYSDVAKDTKQALKSEDQIMDAYIDFRFALKEAEVLARELLDAHSPRMEAAQKALADAQDALDNYSGSDEGGKSQLELARDESRQKYEDEDETYQLLKDIAENLEIGYDVGETLISKLKQTHDVKERVYRRAVTFFTTNEHVFTILGTVYQSQHGLHEVTQATEAMKDGVNKGLEDVANLGRELERAALKAGYGSTINPESVQKLVDAISDFQIESLEMITELRKESEESTRAIRKSVEAGKKKYQETLARHARDQIKR, from the coding sequence ATGTCCCAGCAAGCTCAAGCGTCTGCATCGCAAGCCCAGTCTCAGCCACGCGATACGAGCAAGATGCGGAAATACCTCAACGATGCGGTTCAGGTGTTGAAGGATTTCGGCGTCGACAGCAAAAGCGGTGCCCCGCAGGAATTGATTTCCCTGCTCGAAGGCGTCAAACATCTCGATGAGGGCAAAGTGTTGGCGATCGCGGACGTGATTCAGCACATGGGGGCGTTCAACGCGTTGGTGCGTGAGAATGTCGAAAGCATCGAGGTCGGCAACCGGTACTTGCAGATTTCTCAGGAATTCGACTCCGTCCGCGAGGACAGCAAGCGGTTGATCGCCCAGTTGGATGACGGTCGCATCAGCGGCACCGAAAAACTGTCCAACTGGTGGATGAAGATCCGCCGGGGGACGCCCAACGACCGCTTCGAAAAAATCGTCGAAATCTATTCCGACGTCGCCAAGGACACCAAGCAGGCGCTCAAGAGCGAAGACCAAATCATGGACGCGTACATCGATTTTCGATTCGCGCTCAAGGAGGCCGAAGTGCTGGCGCGGGAGTTGCTCGATGCCCATTCCCCACGCATGGAAGCGGCTCAAAAGGCACTGGCCGATGCCCAAGACGCGCTGGACAACTACAGCGGCAGCGACGAAGGGGGCAAGAGCCAGTTGGAACTGGCGCGTGACGAGTCGCGTCAGAAGTACGAAGACGAGGACGAGACCTACCAATTGCTCAAGGACATCGCCGAGAACCTGGAGATCGGTTACGACGTCGGTGAAACGTTGATCAGCAAGCTGAAACAGACGCACGATGTCAAAGAACGGGTGTACCGCCGTGCGGTCACGTTTTTCACCACCAACGAACACGTCTTCACCATCCTGGGGACGGTCTATCAAAGCCAGCACGGGCTACACGAAGTCACCCAGGCGACCGAGGCGATGAAGGACGGCGTCAACAAGGGGTTGGAAGACGTCGCCAACTTGGGGCGTGAACTGGAACGCGCCGCGTTGAAAGCCGGGTACGGCAGCACGATCAATCCGGAATCGGTGCAGAAACTGGTCGATGCGATCAGCGATTTTCAGATCGAGTCGTTGGAGATGATCACCGAGTTGCGCAAGGAGAGCGAAGAGAGCACACGGGCGATTCGCAAAAGTGTCGAAGCGGGCAAAAAGAAGTACCAGGAAACACTGGCCCGCCACGCACGCGATCAGATCAAACGCTAA
- the proC gene encoding pyrroline-5-carboxylate reductase yields the protein MKKATVVVIGGGQMGRALVGGMLASGFAAAEQITIVDPSPDSRQWWASQHPTVGFRDRLGGDDAQADIFLLAVKPHLVPQVAAEIAGLVDQTKLVISIAAGVSLQTLCEHVGHERVIRVMPNTPSLVGAGASAFCVGPGATEEDCRWIEQALAGIGTVARVAESQMDAVTGLSGSGPAYICLVIEALADGGVLAGLPRQLAMTLAAQTVMGTAKMVMESGRHPGELKDAVASPGGTTIAALKVLEERGLRAALINAVETSARRSGELG from the coding sequence ATGAAGAAAGCGACTGTTGTAGTGATCGGCGGCGGACAAATGGGCCGCGCCTTGGTCGGCGGGATGCTGGCATCGGGCTTCGCCGCCGCCGAACAGATCACCATCGTGGACCCCAGCCCCGACAGCCGCCAGTGGTGGGCCAGCCAACACCCGACCGTCGGGTTCCGTGACAGGCTCGGTGGTGATGACGCCCAGGCCGACATTTTCTTGCTGGCGGTCAAGCCGCACCTGGTCCCGCAGGTGGCCGCCGAAATCGCCGGATTGGTGGACCAGACTAAACTGGTCATCTCGATCGCCGCCGGGGTTTCCCTGCAAACCTTGTGCGAGCATGTCGGTCACGAGCGCGTCATCCGCGTGATGCCGAACACCCCCAGCCTGGTCGGCGCCGGGGCGAGTGCGTTTTGTGTGGGCCCGGGGGCGACGGAGGAAGATTGCCGGTGGATCGAACAGGCCTTGGCCGGTATCGGAACGGTCGCCCGCGTCGCCGAATCGCAAATGGACGCGGTCACCGGACTGAGTGGCTCCGGCCCGGCCTACATCTGCTTGGTGATCGAGGCCCTCGCCGACGGCGGCGTGCTGGCCGGGCTACCGAGACAGTTGGCGATGACCCTGGCCGCCCAAACCGTGATGGGCACCGCCAAGATGGTGATGGAATCCGGTCGCCACCCCGGAGAACTGAAAGACGCCGTCGCCAGCCCCGGCGGCACGACGATCGCCGCGCTGAAGGTGCTGGAAGAACGGGGACTGCGTGCGGCACTGATCAACGCCGTCGAAACAAGCGCGCGACGCAGCGGGGAGTTGGGTTAG
- a CDS encoding DUF6384 family protein → MSQAQAKQTQIELPGQHLTLQETLRVMDVAREMRDQREKAEEMFRRDDIRVALREKLMRTARLSGDNVTEAEIDAAIGQYMETLHTYQDPAPGLKRFLAHCWVWRGRILWSLAAGIAGGLWYFFG, encoded by the coding sequence ATGAGCCAAGCACAAGCCAAACAGACGCAAATCGAACTCCCCGGCCAACACCTGACGCTGCAGGAAACGCTGCGGGTGATGGACGTCGCCCGGGAAATGCGGGACCAACGCGAGAAAGCCGAGGAGATGTTTCGCCGGGACGACATCCGCGTCGCCCTGCGTGAAAAACTGATGCGGACCGCGCGATTGTCCGGTGACAACGTCACCGAGGCGGAAATCGATGCGGCGATCGGCCAGTACATGGAAACCCTGCACACCTACCAGGATCCCGCGCCGGGATTGAAACGGTTTTTGGCCCACTGTTGGGTCTGGCGGGGCAGAATTCTCTGGTCGTTGGCCGCGGGAATCGCCGGCGGCCTTTGGTACTTCTTCGGTTAG
- a CDS encoding L-threonylcarbamoyladenylate synthase encodes MSSAKIKAASNASISEAALHLAEGRLVGVPTETVYGLAADATNPVAVRKIFEAKGRPSNNPLIIHVDSAESARRWVHVDHPPWLADQWQRAAAFWPGPLTVVVPRSAEVVDEVTAGAPTVAIRVPSHPVMRSLLAACEFPIAAPSANPSNYVSPTCAEHVRQGLGDKVAMILDGGECQCGLESTIIRLRSEGVELLRPGSISVEQLQDAFGFVQLPHEDDANAAGDGSGRTDPVAAMPAPGMLAKHYSPTKPLRIVDAWQPEKLEPSRVARITFAPLPDAQAGRFGWYRSLSSTGDLNEVAQHLFTAIRQADATACELIVIDRCDRSGIGRAIMDRIDRAAG; translated from the coding sequence GTGTCCAGTGCCAAGATCAAAGCCGCATCGAACGCTTCGATCTCCGAAGCGGCCCTGCACCTTGCCGAGGGTCGATTGGTCGGTGTGCCGACCGAAACCGTTTATGGATTGGCCGCCGACGCCACCAATCCGGTCGCGGTTCGGAAAATCTTTGAAGCCAAGGGGCGGCCGTCCAATAACCCGCTGATCATCCACGTCGACTCGGCCGAATCGGCGCGGCGCTGGGTTCACGTCGATCATCCCCCATGGCTGGCCGACCAATGGCAACGCGCCGCCGCGTTTTGGCCCGGGCCGTTGACCGTCGTGGTTCCCCGTTCGGCCGAGGTGGTCGATGAAGTCACCGCGGGGGCGCCGACCGTTGCCATTCGCGTCCCCAGCCATCCGGTGATGCGATCGCTGTTGGCCGCGTGCGAGTTTCCGATCGCCGCGCCCAGTGCCAATCCGTCCAACTACGTCAGCCCGACCTGCGCCGAGCATGTTCGGCAAGGGCTCGGTGACAAGGTCGCGATGATCCTCGATGGCGGTGAATGCCAATGCGGTTTGGAGTCCACGATCATTCGGCTGCGGAGTGAAGGCGTCGAATTGCTGCGCCCGGGAAGCATCTCGGTGGAGCAGCTTCAAGACGCATTCGGGTTCGTCCAACTGCCGCACGAGGACGACGCGAACGCAGCCGGTGACGGTTCCGGGCGAACCGACCCGGTGGCCGCGATGCCCGCACCCGGGATGTTGGCCAAGCATTATTCGCCGACCAAGCCGCTCAGGATCGTGGACGCTTGGCAACCCGAGAAACTTGAACCGTCGCGGGTCGCGCGGATCACCTTCGCCCCACTGCCCGATGCCCAGGCCGGCCGTTTCGGTTGGTATCGGTCGCTCAGTTCGACCGGTGATTTGAACGAAGTCGCCCAGCACCTGTTCACGGCGATCCGCCAAGCCGACGCAACGGCGTGCGAGTTGATCGTGATCGACCGCTGCGACCGCTCGGGCATCGGCCGAGCCATCATGGACCGCATCGACCGCGCCGCCGGCTAG
- the argF gene encoding ornithine carbamoyltransferase, with protein MQHFLSLFDISPDDLQLILRTAGVVKKKLAAGDRPNILKNQVIALLFEKPSLRTRVSFEAGMAQLGGESLFLGSDVGWGKREAPSDFTNVLGQFVDAVVCRAKQHAKVELLASFDAMPVINGLTDLCHPCQALADILTIEEVFGSYVGKHLVFVGDGNNVAQSLALICAMLKMRFTLACPDGYEMDSDWMAKLRAAYPNAEIESVRDPAAAVKTADAIYTDVWTSMGQEAEMVARRQAFADFQLNKTLLAAAPSSARVLHCLPAVRGEEITDEVIDGDQSVIVRQAGNRMHAQKGLLVWLLGRDWIAKNVV; from the coding sequence ATGCAACACTTTTTATCCCTGTTCGATATCAGTCCCGACGACTTGCAGCTGATTCTGCGGACGGCCGGTGTCGTCAAGAAAAAGTTGGCTGCCGGTGACCGGCCCAATATTTTGAAGAACCAGGTCATCGCGCTATTGTTTGAAAAGCCCAGCTTGCGGACGCGGGTCAGTTTCGAGGCCGGGATGGCGCAGCTGGGGGGCGAGAGTCTGTTTCTCGGTTCCGATGTCGGCTGGGGGAAACGTGAAGCACCGTCCGACTTCACCAACGTGCTCGGCCAATTCGTCGACGCCGTCGTCTGTCGCGCCAAACAGCACGCCAAAGTGGAATTGCTGGCCAGTTTCGACGCGATGCCGGTGATCAACGGATTGACCGATCTCTGTCATCCCTGCCAGGCGCTGGCGGATATTCTGACGATCGAGGAAGTGTTCGGCTCCTACGTCGGCAAACATCTTGTGTTCGTCGGCGATGGCAACAACGTGGCGCAGTCGCTGGCGTTGATCTGCGCCATGCTGAAGATGCGTTTCACGTTGGCCTGTCCCGATGGCTACGAGATGGATTCGGATTGGATGGCAAAGCTGCGGGCGGCCTATCCGAACGCGGAAATCGAATCCGTGCGGGACCCGGCCGCGGCGGTGAAGACGGCCGATGCCATCTACACCGATGTCTGGACCAGCATGGGGCAAGAGGCCGAGATGGTGGCCCGTCGCCAGGCCTTTGCCGATTTCCAGCTCAACAAGACGCTGCTCGCCGCGGCCCCCTCCTCGGCCCGCGTGCTGCATTGTTTGCCGGCGGTTCGTGGCGAAGAAATCACCGACGAAGTGATCGACGGGGATCAAAGCGTCATCGTCCGTCAGGCCGGAAACCGGATGCATGCCCAGAAAGGCTTGCTCGTCTGGCTGCTCGGTCGCGATTGGATCGCCAAAAACGTCGTCTAA
- the argB gene encoding acetylglutamate kinase codes for MQEAIAKADTLIEAMGWIRRFRGKTTVIKLGGSVLDDENALMHILLDVIFMETVGMKPVVVHGGGKAINRALAESNVEPKFIHGRRYTDDATLEVVRRVLAGEVNQFLTDEIERLGGRAMNLSVHSTNVLFGEQLHLDSGEDLGHVGQVTEVDRSVIEGLLYTDQVPVIPSFCEGKDGRCYNVNADTAAMAVAQALGAEKLVFLSDVNGVRMDKDDPDTIIHSLSETEARALIDSGHIASGMIPKVEACLETLGRGVGKVHIVDGRLRHSLLLEIYTSEGVGTEIYK; via the coding sequence GTGCAAGAAGCGATCGCCAAAGCTGACACCCTCATCGAAGCGATGGGATGGATCCGCAGGTTCCGCGGCAAGACCACCGTCATCAAGCTCGGCGGCAGCGTGCTGGACGACGAGAACGCGTTGATGCACATCCTGTTGGATGTGATCTTTATGGAAACGGTGGGGATGAAACCCGTGGTGGTTCACGGCGGTGGGAAAGCGATCAACCGGGCGTTGGCCGAATCGAACGTGGAGCCAAAATTCATCCACGGCCGGCGCTACACCGACGATGCGACGTTGGAGGTCGTGCGGCGGGTGTTGGCAGGTGAGGTCAATCAGTTTTTAACCGACGAGATCGAACGGCTCGGCGGCCGGGCGATGAATCTGTCCGTGCACAGCACCAACGTGCTGTTCGGAGAGCAGTTGCATTTGGACAGCGGAGAAGACTTGGGGCACGTCGGCCAGGTGACCGAAGTCGATCGCAGCGTCATCGAAGGGCTGTTGTACACCGACCAGGTCCCCGTGATCCCCAGTTTTTGTGAAGGCAAAGATGGGCGTTGTTACAACGTCAACGCGGACACCGCGGCGATGGCGGTCGCCCAGGCGCTCGGTGCCGAAAAGCTGGTCTTCCTGTCCGACGTCAACGGCGTTCGCATGGACAAGGATGATCCCGACACGATCATTCACTCGCTGAGCGAGACCGAAGCCCGCGCGCTGATTGACTCCGGTCACATCGCCTCGGGTATGATTCCCAAAGTCGAAGCCTGTTTGGAAACACTCGGACGGGGCGTCGGCAAGGTGCACATCGTCGACGGTCGACTGCGACATTCGTTGCTGTTGGAAATCTACACCTCCGAAGGCGTCGGCACCGAAATCTACAAGTAA
- the rph gene encoding ribonuclease PH, translating into MRPDDQLRPVEIQLGYLAHHPANVLYKSGNTIVLCTASVEPSVPPWMEGKGKGWVTAEYNMLPGSTVPRKRRERSKVDGRTTEIQRLIGRSLRAVVDLKALGERSIVVDCDVLQADGGTRTASITGGFIALAQAVRNELPDAKIGEGPLCDSIAAISVGVIKDTVKLDLDYELDFAADVDMNVVMTGSGKFVEIQGTGEEATFDDDQLAAMLAMARKGIAELTTLQRDVIG; encoded by the coding sequence ATGCGCCCCGACGATCAACTACGCCCGGTCGAGATTCAACTCGGTTACTTGGCCCATCATCCCGCCAACGTGCTGTACAAGTCCGGCAACACGATCGTCCTGTGCACCGCATCGGTGGAACCCAGTGTTCCGCCGTGGATGGAAGGCAAGGGGAAAGGCTGGGTGACCGCCGAATACAACATGTTGCCCGGCAGCACCGTGCCGAGAAAACGACGTGAGCGGAGCAAGGTGGACGGGCGGACGACAGAGATCCAGCGGTTGATCGGTCGCTCGTTGCGTGCCGTGGTGGACCTGAAAGCGCTCGGCGAACGCTCCATCGTCGTCGACTGCGACGTCTTGCAAGCCGACGGCGGCACGCGTACCGCATCGATCACCGGCGGCTTCATCGCGCTGGCCCAAGCCGTCAGGAACGAATTACCCGATGCGAAGATCGGCGAAGGGCCGCTGTGTGACAGCATCGCCGCGATCAGCGTGGGCGTGATCAAGGACACCGTCAAATTGGATCTCGACTACGAACTCGACTTCGCCGCCGACGTCGACATGAACGTCGTCATGACCGGCAGCGGCAAGTTTGTGGAAATCCAAGGCACCGGTGAAGAAGCGACGTTTGACGACGACCAATTGGCCGCGATGCTGGCGATGGCCCGCAAAGGAATCGCCGAGCTGACGACGTTGCAACGCGATGTGATCGGTTGA